In Candidatus Methylomirabilis lanthanidiphila, the sequence CTGTGCCGTTACCGATGGCGATCAACTCTGCACCGTGCTTTTGAGCCAACTCGCGAATGGCAGCAAGCGCCCCTTCCCAGTCCCGGTGCGGTTCGTGAGGGTAGATCGTGGAGGTATCGACGAGCTTGCCGGTCTTCTCGATGACAGCAACCTTAACGCCGGTGCGAATCCCTGGATCAAGACCGATGGTGATGCGCGGGCCGGCCGGTGCCGCGAGCAGCAGGTCGTGAAGGTTGCGGGCAAAAACCCGGATGGCTTCGTCCTCGGCACGTTCCCGCATCTGGTTCATCAACTCGAGCTTCAGGTGCAGCGAGAGCTTGACCGTCCAGGCCGCGCGTACCGAGTCCAGCAACCACGTGTCCGCCGGGCGTCCTTTGTCGGTGATGCCGAAATGGCCTGCAATCATAGCTTCGCAGGGCGAGGCGCGCGGCGGGTCTTCAAGTTCGGGTTCGGTCTTCAGCGCCACACGCAGGATATCCTCGTTGCGGCCTCGCAACATGGCCAGAACCCGGTGCGAGGGAGCGCTTTTGATCGGTTCACGGAAATCAAACCAGTCGCGAAACTTGGCGCCTTCGCTCTCCTTGCCCTCGGCCACCATGGAGACGATCAGTGCATGATCGGACAGGTAACGACGCAGCCCATCGAGCAGCCCGGCATCCTCAGAGAACCGTTCCATCAGAATCTGGCGTGCGCCACCGAGCGCTGCCTTGACATCCGGTACATGCTGCTCCGTCGGTTCAGTGTCCGTTCGAACATATTTTGCGGCTTCGATCTCCGGAACGAGTGTTGGATCGTCGAACAGGGCATCGGCCAAGGGCTCCAAACCGGCCTCGCGCGCGATCTGGGCCTTGGTGCGTCGTCTGGATTTGTAGGGCAAGTAGAGATCTTCGACACGCTGTTTAGTCTCTGCACCAACGATCTCGGCTTTCAGCTCGGCCGTTAGCTTGCCCTGCTCCTCTATGGACGCAAGCACTGTCGCACGGCGCTCTTCGAGTTCACGCAGATAGATCAGTCGTTCCTCAAGTAACCGCAGTTGGATGTCGTCGAGCTCGCCGGTAATTTCCTTACGGTAGCGGGCTATGAAGGGCACGGTGGCACCCTCGTCAAGCAATTGAACCGCGGCAATGACTTGGGCAGGCTTGACACCAAGCTCGGCGGCGATGCGGTGTTCGATGGTTTGAAGCATGGGCGATTTGAGTTGTTGGAGAATTAGCATTCAGCCGGTTGTCATCGATCGTATGACGTACACGATAAACTTATCAAGTGTAAATCATAGCCTAGCGAACCGCAACCGCACAGTTTGAGCCATATAGGGATTATCCGGGTTCGTTTGTGTGTAGCCCAGCCATGACGAGGAAGGCGCCATTTTTTATAGTTGTTTGATGCATCAATAAGTTTTGATATATTCAGTCCATGCTATTTCCGATGCCGAAAGATCTCACACGGGCCGCACGCTGGTTTCACGCACTCTCTGATGAAACGCGCCTGCAGATCATCGAACGTCTG encodes:
- a CDS encoding RNA-binding protein, whose protein sequence is MLILQQLKSPMLQTIEHRIAAELGVKPAQVIAAVQLLDEGATVPFIARYRKEITGELDDIQLRLLEERLIYLRELEERRATVLASIEEQGKLTAELKAEIVGAETKQRVEDLYLPYKSRRRTKAQIAREAGLEPLADALFDDPTLVPEIEAAKYVRTDTEPTEQHVPDVKAALGGARQILMERFSEDAGLLDGLRRYLSDHALIVSMVAEGKESEGAKFRDWFDFREPIKSAPSHRVLAMLRGRNEDILRVALKTEPELEDPPRASPCEAMIAGHFGITDKGRPADTWLLDSVRAAWTVKLSLHLKLELMNQMRERAEDEAIRVFARNLHDLLLAAPAGPRITIGLDPGIRTGVKVAVIEKTGKLVDTSTIYPHEPHRDWEGALAAIRELAQKHGAELIAIGNGTASRETDKLAADLIKRYPELKLTKVVVSEAGASVYSASELASKEFPDIDVSLRGAVSIARRLQDPLAELVKIDPKSIGVGQYQHDVNQSKLARSLGTVIEDCVNSVGVDVNTASVPLLTHISGLTPTLAGNIVSYRDQHGAFKSRKQLRLVPRLGDKTFELAAGFLRINNGDDPLDASAVHPEAYPVVERILADIRKSIREVIGDGKAVRALTPEKYTDDKFGLPTVQDILAELEKPGRDPRPEFKTALFREGVESLKDLESGMMLEGIVTNVTNFGAFVDIGVHQDGLVHVSALADKFVKDPHSIVKAGDVVKVKVLEVDIARKRIALTMRLSDEVTARIDGTISHRRGKSPLPKPKPDALQQRNAMAAAFAKLNQRYQ